A portion of the Oculatellaceae cyanobacterium genome contains these proteins:
- a CDS encoding class I SAM-dependent methyltransferase — protein sequence MDSNLEPKSSNYLLNKLSGSTVEQNFIKLNSDQSIHYDGKHYDKIYEQFFEIGTEDSDFLIDIANQSGDSVLELCCGTGILSIPIAEKGFQVTGIDISESMLEEARRKSSQVEWVKGDVTNFQIDKKFSLIFFPTNSITHLIDLDSLESCFNCVKKHLKSDGKFVIDVLNFFNKDIINRLFSTQKNLYSIYEDPNGQGTIVITSQNDFALTDQINRMKLFFRFPGQKQEIVEDVIFRYYFPQELAALLKYNGFKIENQFGDYHKSPFTSESPNFILVCSLND from the coding sequence ATGGATAGCAATTTAGAACCCAAATCTTCTAATTACTTACTCAACAAACTCAGTGGTAGCACAGTTGAGCAAAATTTTATCAAACTGAATAGCGATCAATCTATTCATTATGATGGTAAACACTATGATAAAATTTATGAGCAATTTTTTGAAATTGGTACAGAAGATAGTGATTTTTTAATTGACATTGCTAATCAATCTGGTGATTCAGTATTAGAACTGTGTTGCGGTACTGGTATACTGTCTATCCCTATAGCTGAAAAAGGTTTTCAAGTAACTGGAATCGACATTTCTGAATCAATGTTAGAAGAAGCTAGGCGTAAATCTTCTCAAGTAGAATGGGTAAAAGGTGATGTAACTAACTTTCAAATAGACAAAAAGTTCTCTTTAATATTTTTCCCTACTAACTCCATTACGCATTTGATAGATTTAGATTCCTTAGAAAGCTGTTTTAACTGCGTCAAAAAGCATTTAAAAAGTGATGGCAAGTTTGTAATTGATGTCTTAAACTTTTTCAATAAAGATATAATTAATCGCTTATTCAGCACCCAAAAAAATCTTTACTCAATTTATGAAGATCCTAATGGTCAAGGAACTATTGTGATCACTTCTCAAAATGATTTCGCTCTTACAGATCAAATCAACAGAATGAAACTGTTCTTTCGATTTCCAGGGCAGAAGCAAGAAATAGTAGAAGACGTAATATTTAGGTACTACTTCCCTCAAGAATTAGCAGCATTACTAAAATATAACGGATTTAAAATAGAAAACCAATTTGGAGATTACCATAAATCACCTTTTACTTCAGAATCTCCCAATTTTATTTTAGTCTGTAGTTTAAACGATTAA
- a CDS encoding AAA family ATPase: MIAISGYKIIEKIYDGVATGVYRAQPDFEENTVILKILKAKYPTLEEITQLRHEYEISKNLDFVGIIKTYNLENYHNGLFLVLEDVGGLDLKNFIDAHKIDLKDFCEIAIQLTNALTILYENHIIHKDIKPHNIIIHPITKQVKLTDFSIASRLSIENPTINNHNWMEGTLTYISPEQTGRMNRSIDYRTDFYSLGVTFYEMLTGEVPFKSSEPIELVHAHIAKKPIPPIELNPEIPQVISDIVMKLLEKTAEDRYQSALGIKADLEICLNQLQNSGSISNFTPGQQDLFAQFVIPQKLYGREAEVTTLMAAFERASHGSAEMMLVSGYSGIGKSSLVNEVHKPIVRQRGYFISGKFDQFKRNIPYASTIQAFQDLIRQLLTETSDKIAVWKEKLLTALGENGRVITEVIPDVELIIGQQPDVPKLGATESQNRFNRVFQSFIHVFSTKEHPLVLFLDDLQWADSASLKLIQLLITDPDSQYLLFIGAYRDNEVSPTHPLILTLEEIQKLGSTINNIVLSPLDISHVRQLVADTLHDKINRSQSLAELVFNKTQGNPFFITQLLQSLYQEKLLTFDFNAACWQWNIEQIQGIGITDYSVVQLLAKNIQKLPESTQRVLKLAACIGNTFNLDVLAIVNEKSQSETAEDLWSSLQAGLILPLNEAYKIPLSFDENKSGALILQDFKVSYKFLHDRVQQAAYSLIPEADKKKTHLKIGQLLLEKTNPEERKENIFALVNQLNFGTELITSDAEKYELAELNLIAGQKAKLANAYEAARKYLNVALALIPENSWQNQYELALALYVEAVEVEYLNINFVQAEKLSEVVIANAKTLLEKIRVYENKIVFYVAQNQMSVGIDLSLQVLEMLGEPLSDQPPPQIIIEDLINLPEMVDPDKLAAMRILMTLASAAMIGNPSLLVPIAFTMVNLSIKYGNSAIAVYAYALYGLMLCGFLGDIESGYRFGKLALSMVEQFNTRELKSKIGNIVNACVIHWKDHAKKTIEPMRDAIQIGLETGDIEYACYNATTYSAYIFYVGKSLKFVKHEQSKYVDMMLKLKQATQIEYAKMFRQLTLNLRGEAADKLVLVSDSFNELEMLPVFIETNNVILAFVTYLAKTILLYLFKEPTQAVANAMLAENYAATVGVFLHVTEHNFYYSLALLAAYPQVESSLQEEYLQKVEANQQAMQLWANHAPANYQHKYDLVKAETARVLGQVGKAMEYYDSAIKAAKEQAYIQEEALANELAAEFYFSRCKDKVATTYLTDAYYGYIHWEATAKVRDLELRYPQTFSQMLARENFSLDVDRTTSLTTDVGTSALDLTTVMKASQTLSREILLNDLIEKLMKIVMENAGAQNSSLILDKKGKLVVEATVFVDKNELVLFPSIPLEDSETLPLSLINYVARTQENVVLRDAGREGNFITDAYIVKAKPKSVLCVPIITQGTVIGILYLENNLTAGAFTPERLEVLRILSTQAAISLKNAMLYANLETATEELKVANTQLEEYSRTLEQKVETRTLELKDKNLHLQQTLTELQQTQTQLIQTEKMSSLGQLVAGIAHEINNPVNFIHGNILHASEYIDGLLNLVNLYQEQYPNSTPKIQDEIEAIDLEFLSEDLPKVLDSMQIGSERIRQIVLSLRNFSRLDEAEMKKVDIHEGIDSTLLILQHRLKAKSEHSEIQIVKEYGDLPKVECYPGQLNQVFMNIVSNAIDVLEEYDSKRSGLERQQNPCTIRIHTGIINDNQVRISVADNGSGMREEVRSKIFDPFFTTKAVGSGTGLGLSISYQIVAEKHGGHLECISAPGKGAEFIITIPIQQE, translated from the coding sequence ATGATTGCCATTTCAGGTTACAAAATTATAGAAAAAATTTACGATGGTGTAGCAACTGGCGTTTATCGCGCACAACCAGATTTTGAGGAAAATACAGTTATCCTTAAAATTCTTAAAGCTAAATACCCTACATTAGAAGAAATTACTCAATTAAGACATGAGTATGAAATCTCTAAAAATCTCGATTTTGTAGGAATTATTAAAACGTATAACTTAGAAAATTATCACAATGGTCTTTTCCTTGTTTTAGAAGACGTGGGAGGATTAGATCTCAAAAATTTTATAGATGCTCATAAAATTGACTTGAAAGATTTTTGTGAAATTGCTATACAACTAACTAATGCCCTCACAATTTTGTATGAAAATCACATTATTCATAAAGATATCAAGCCACACAATATTATTATTCATCCAATAACTAAACAAGTAAAATTAACAGATTTTAGTATTGCATCACGTCTGTCTATAGAAAATCCGACTATTAATAACCATAATTGGATGGAAGGTACTCTAACTTATATTTCGCCAGAGCAAACTGGTAGAATGAATAGGTCAATTGACTACCGAACAGATTTTTATTCATTAGGGGTTACTTTTTATGAGATGTTGACTGGAGAAGTACCTTTTAAATCATCCGAACCGATAGAATTAGTTCATGCCCATATTGCTAAAAAACCAATTCCACCTATTGAATTAAATCCAGAAATTCCTCAAGTTATTTCTGACATTGTTATGAAGTTGTTAGAAAAAACTGCTGAGGACAGGTATCAAAGTGCGTTAGGAATAAAAGCCGACTTAGAAATCTGCTTAAATCAATTACAAAATAGTGGCAGTATTAGTAACTTTACTCCAGGTCAGCAAGATTTATTTGCTCAATTTGTTATTCCCCAAAAACTCTATGGTAGAGAAGCGGAAGTAACTACCTTGATGGCTGCCTTTGAGCGTGCCAGTCACGGTAGTGCTGAAATGATGCTAGTTAGCGGTTATTCAGGAATCGGTAAATCTTCCTTAGTTAATGAAGTTCATAAACCAATTGTTCGCCAACGTGGTTATTTTATATCGGGGAAGTTTGATCAATTTAAGCGGAATATTCCTTATGCCTCAACTATTCAAGCTTTTCAAGATTTAATTAGGCAGTTACTAACAGAAACATCTGATAAAATTGCTGTTTGGAAAGAAAAACTGCTTACTGCTTTGGGTGAAAATGGTCGAGTAATTACTGAAGTTATTCCTGATGTTGAATTAATTATTGGTCAGCAACCAGACGTGCCAAAACTGGGAGCAACAGAATCTCAAAATCGCTTTAATCGGGTTTTCCAAAGCTTCATTCATGTTTTTAGCACCAAGGAACACCCCCTAGTTTTATTTTTAGATGATTTACAATGGGCAGACTCCGCTTCTCTTAAATTAATTCAGCTTTTAATAACTGACCCCGATAGTCAATATCTACTATTTATCGGAGCGTATCGGGATAACGAAGTCAGTCCGACTCATCCATTAATTTTAACATTGGAAGAAATTCAAAAGCTTGGGTCAACTATCAATAATATTGTCCTTAGTCCTTTAGATATTTCTCACGTTCGCCAATTAGTAGCTGACACTCTGCACGACAAAATAAACAGATCGCAGTCATTGGCGGAGTTAGTTTTTAATAAAACCCAAGGCAATCCTTTTTTCATAACCCAATTACTACAGTCGCTATATCAAGAAAAATTATTAACATTTGACTTCAACGCAGCTTGTTGGCAGTGGAATATTGAGCAAATTCAAGGTATTGGGATTACCGATTATAGTGTAGTTCAACTACTTGCTAAAAACATCCAAAAACTACCGGAAAGCACACAGAGGGTTTTAAAATTAGCTGCTTGCATTGGTAACACATTTAACTTAGATGTTCTGGCGATTGTAAATGAAAAATCTCAGTCGGAAACAGCAGAGGATTTGTGGTCATCGCTGCAAGCAGGTTTAATTCTCCCTCTTAATGAAGCTTACAAAATCCCGTTGTCTTTTGATGAAAATAAGTCAGGAGCTTTGATATTACAAGATTTTAAAGTTTCCTACAAGTTCCTGCATGACCGAGTACAACAAGCAGCTTATTCCTTAATTCCTGAAGCTGATAAAAAGAAAACTCACCTAAAAATTGGTCAACTGCTGCTGGAAAAAACTAATCCAGAGGAACGAAAAGAAAATATTTTTGCTTTAGTTAACCAATTAAATTTTGGCACTGAGTTAATTACCAGTGATGCGGAAAAATATGAATTGGCTGAATTAAATTTAATTGCGGGGCAAAAAGCTAAATTAGCAAATGCTTATGAAGCGGCACGTAAGTATTTAAATGTGGCTTTAGCACTAATTCCTGAAAATAGCTGGCAAAATCAGTATGAATTGGCACTGGCACTTTATGTAGAAGCTGTAGAAGTAGAGTATTTGAATATTAATTTTGTTCAAGCAGAAAAACTCTCGGAAGTTGTTATTGCCAATGCTAAGACTCTGCTAGAAAAAATCCGGGTATACGAAAATAAAATAGTGTTTTATGTAGCTCAAAACCAAATGTCTGTAGGCATAGATTTATCGCTACAAGTTTTGGAAATGTTGGGTGAACCTCTTAGCGATCAACCACCTCCACAAATTATCATTGAGGATTTGATTAATCTGCCAGAAATGGTTGACCCCGATAAGCTAGCAGCTATGCGGATATTAATGACGCTGGCTTCTGCTGCGATGATTGGCAATCCTTCCTTATTAGTACCGATTGCCTTTACAATGGTCAATCTTTCTATTAAATATGGTAATTCTGCGATCGCAGTTTATGCCTATGCGTTGTATGGCTTAATGTTGTGTGGATTTTTAGGAGATATTGAGTCAGGATACCGATTTGGAAAACTAGCTTTGAGCATGGTTGAGCAGTTTAATACCAGAGAGCTTAAATCCAAAATTGGTAATATTGTGAATGCTTGTGTGATCCATTGGAAGGATCATGCAAAGAAAACAATAGAACCGATGCGTGATGCTATTCAAATTGGTTTAGAAACTGGGGATATAGAATATGCCTGTTATAACGCAACTACCTATAGTGCCTATATATTTTACGTAGGTAAATCTTTAAAATTTGTCAAGCATGAGCAGTCAAAATATGTTGACATGATGCTGAAGTTAAAACAAGCAACTCAGATAGAATATGCCAAAATGTTTAGGCAATTAACCTTGAATTTAAGAGGAGAAGCAGCAGATAAATTAGTTCTAGTTAGCGACAGCTTTAATGAATTAGAAATGTTGCCAGTTTTTATTGAAACTAATAATGTCATCCTGGCTTTTGTTACCTATCTTGCTAAAACAATCCTGCTGTATTTATTTAAAGAACCCACTCAAGCTGTAGCAAACGCTATGCTGGCGGAAAATTACGCAGCAACAGTTGGTGTCTTCCTGCACGTAACCGAACACAATTTTTACTATTCCTTAGCACTCCTAGCTGCATATCCTCAAGTTGAAAGTAGCCTTCAAGAAGAATATCTGCAAAAAGTTGAGGCTAACCAACAAGCTATGCAGCTATGGGCTAATCATGCACCAGCCAACTATCAGCATAAGTACGATTTGGTCAAAGCTGAGACAGCACGAGTATTGGGGCAAGTTGGCAAAGCAATGGAATATTATGATTCTGCAATTAAAGCAGCCAAAGAACAGGCGTATATCCAAGAAGAAGCTTTAGCTAATGAGTTAGCAGCCGAGTTTTATTTTTCACGGTGCAAAGATAAAGTTGCTACTACATATCTCACCGATGCTTACTACGGTTATATCCATTGGGAAGCTACAGCAAAAGTTAGAGATTTAGAATTAAGATATCCTCAAACATTTTCCCAAATGCTTGCCAGAGAAAATTTTAGTTTAGATGTTGATAGAACAACGTCATTAACAACTGATGTCGGCACATCTGCTTTAGATTTAACGACAGTAATGAAAGCCTCACAAACGCTGAGTCGAGAAATACTTCTCAATGATTTAATTGAAAAATTAATGAAAATTGTGATGGAAAATGCTGGCGCTCAAAATAGTAGCTTAATTTTAGATAAAAAAGGCAAGTTAGTCGTAGAAGCAACGGTATTTGTAGATAAGAATGAGCTGGTTTTATTTCCGTCTATACCCCTTGAGGATAGTGAAACCTTGCCATTGTCTTTAATTAACTATGTAGCGAGAACACAAGAGAATGTAGTTCTTAGAGATGCTGGCAGGGAAGGTAATTTTATTACAGATGCTTACATTGTCAAAGCCAAACCTAAGTCCGTTTTGTGCGTACCTATCATTACTCAAGGTACGGTTATTGGTATTCTTTACTTAGAAAATAATTTGACTGCTGGGGCGTTTACCCCAGAAAGGTTAGAGGTTTTAAGGATTCTTTCTACCCAAGCTGCTATCTCCCTAAAAAATGCCATGCTGTATGCCAACTTGGAAACAGCTACAGAAGAATTGAAAGTAGCTAACACCCAGTTAGAGGAGTACAGCCGCACCTTGGAACAAAAGGTGGAAACAAGAACCCTGGAATTAAAAGATAAGAATTTACATTTGCAACAAACACTAACAGAATTACAGCAAACACAGACTCAACTTATTCAAACTGAGAAGATGTCGAGTTTGGGACAGTTAGTTGCTGGGATTGCACATGAAATTAATAATCCTGTTAATTTTATTCATGGCAATATACTTCATGCTAGTGAATATATTGATGGTTTGTTGAATTTAGTTAATCTTTATCAAGAGCAATACCCAAATAGCACGCCTAAAATTCAAGATGAGATAGAAGCAATTGATCTAGAATTTCTCAGCGAAGATTTACCTAAAGTGCTTGATTCTATGCAAATAGGTTCGGAGCGCATCCGCCAGATTGTGCTGTCACTCCGCAACTTCTCTCGTTTAGATGAAGCGGAGATGAAAAAAGTTGATATTCACGAAGGAATTGATAGCACATTACTGATTTTGCAGCATCGCTTAAAAGCCAAATCAGAACATAGTGAGATTCAAATTGTTAAAGAATACGGCGATTTACCAAAAGTTGAATGTTATCCTGGGCAACTAAATCAGGTATTTATGAATATCGTGAGTAATGCAATTGATGTCTTAGAAGAATATGACTCTAAACGTTCAGGATTGGAAAGACAGCAAAATCCCTGTACTATTCGCATTCATACAGGCATAATTAATGATAATCAAGTAAGGATCAGCGTAGCTGATAATGGTTCTGGGATGAGAGAAGAAGTACGCTCAAAAATATTTGACCCATTTTTTACAACCAAAGCTGTAGGTTCTGGTACTGGTCTAGGATTATCTATTAGCTATCAAATTGTGGCTGAAAAACACGGTGGTCATTTGGAGTGTATTTCAGCACCTGGGAAAGGAGCAGAATTTATTATTACTATTCCTATTCAACAAGAGTGA
- a CDS encoding plasmid replication protein, CyRepA1 family: MLPSPINPTFMDIPCFCFSLETVQLYFKTLHTVCYYSQNTICSVICDVLPYFQLYPMYRFLSAQHLEELATSSGIDCNLADLNFKSLQGRLFYEYLLICDRIPRNNAGQVSHGLLQRYADGEKGGWWCSGLDPLNNWGAMEWGCYKPDFPRQNQDGKLIKYEHPPFTPTRMFCLRVTLEIWQRTSSRYHVAMPENIVITESGEAVGFWAWVVEQNIPVIICEGAKKAAALLSQGYAAIALPGITSGYRVTKDSVGKVISRQLIPDLAVFTKSARTFYICFDYETQPKTINAVNNAIAQLGELLQQTACVAKVIRLPGLEKGVDEFIVAKGATAFQTVYENSADLEIDLAKIKPHSQLTYKPTLTLNHRYLGKLPFPTSGLVGVKSPKGTGKTTALLDLVTEAQKKHQPVLLLTHRIQLGRFLCDKIGVEWINHKKSEEENIKNLFASKTDILPISNPFPVNKAEGWSSPILQLTKKSQSLGLCIDSIWKLKPENWQGAIIILDEVEQSLWHLLNSSTCKDKRVLILRKFQQLISTVLQTGGLVIAQDADLSDLSLDYMKGLAEIPIEPWVAVNEWKPQTGCDVTFYNTPNPTALIQQLEQDLIVGRKCYVTTDSRSGRYSSEAIEQYIKQRLEQFQKEYPKTLVVSSQTTSQPNHEALDFIKDINQKVKEYSAIFVTPSLGTGVSIDVEHFDSVYGIFQGVIPDWEARQALARVRPNITRHVWCAKRGVGLIGSGSKNYRVLSHWYQENHKENLALMSPLHKVDVDLPLVYDFIHLRNWAKFAARVNASIILFRHSMQAGLITEGHQVKVVSDTFAKERLIELRKALITAATQDWEMSKKLLREIIRIQKEFIDKSNKSKSIKTQIRQIRQEKELKAAYAVANASDISYREYEQLLSNHFITEQESCKLQKYILQQRYGVAVTPRLKQLDDRGYYQQLLLHYYLTHDSEYFKIRDKQEWYQQLWMGDGKVFIPDVKTYTLKIEALRALGVTQFLEPEREFQENDLDLINLKFKAQLYNKHIQRSLGIKLPIDGRTCVSCIKILSIVLNLLGLKLKVSYITDLGQGDRIKIYCIDPATLNDGRQEIFSVWNASDTLRLSCSQSGFNHSCLEKGITPNNSQSTSTVTLL, translated from the coding sequence ATGTTGCCGAGTCCGATAAATCCTACTTTCATGGATATTCCTTGTTTTTGTTTTAGCCTAGAAACGGTGCAGTTATACTTCAAAACACTACATACAGTGTGTTACTATTCACAAAATACTATATGTAGTGTAATCTGTGATGTCTTGCCTTATTTTCAACTTTACCCAATGTATCGCTTTTTATCTGCTCAACACTTGGAAGAATTAGCCACTAGCAGTGGTATTGACTGTAATTTGGCTGATCTAAATTTCAAATCACTGCAAGGAAGACTATTTTACGAGTACTTGTTGATTTGCGATCGCATCCCTCGTAATAATGCAGGTCAGGTTAGTCATGGGTTGCTACAGCGCTACGCAGATGGGGAAAAAGGCGGCTGGTGGTGTTCGGGATTAGATCCCCTCAATAACTGGGGTGCAATGGAGTGGGGGTGTTATAAGCCAGATTTTCCTCGGCAAAACCAAGATGGCAAATTGATTAAGTATGAACATCCACCTTTTACACCTACGCGGATGTTTTGTTTAAGAGTAACCCTGGAGATATGGCAGCGAACCTCGTCACGTTACCACGTTGCCATGCCAGAAAACATTGTAATTACAGAATCAGGGGAAGCGGTGGGATTTTGGGCGTGGGTAGTTGAACAAAATATCCCTGTAATTATTTGTGAAGGCGCGAAGAAGGCTGCTGCGTTATTATCTCAAGGTTATGCTGCGATCGCATTACCAGGTATTACTAGCGGCTATCGTGTTACTAAAGACAGTGTTGGTAAAGTGATTAGCCGACAGTTAATCCCAGATTTAGCAGTATTTACGAAATCGGCACGTACTTTTTATATTTGTTTTGACTACGAAACTCAACCTAAGACAATTAATGCAGTTAATAATGCGATCGCGCAATTAGGTGAACTTTTACAACAAACAGCTTGTGTAGCCAAAGTTATTAGATTACCTGGATTAGAAAAAGGTGTTGATGAATTTATTGTTGCCAAAGGTGCAACTGCATTTCAAACCGTATACGAAAACAGCGCTGACTTAGAAATAGATCTTGCAAAAATTAAGCCTCATAGCCAACTAACCTATAAACCAACACTTACGCTTAACCATCGCTACTTGGGAAAATTACCTTTTCCTACATCTGGATTAGTTGGGGTGAAATCACCTAAAGGGACAGGCAAAACTACAGCACTCTTAGATTTAGTTACAGAAGCTCAAAAAAAGCATCAACCTGTGTTGTTACTTACTCATAGAATTCAACTAGGGCGGTTTTTATGCGACAAGATTGGTGTGGAATGGATTAACCACAAAAAATCAGAAGAAGAGAACATAAAAAACCTATTTGCATCTAAAACTGACATCTTACCAATCTCAAACCCTTTTCCAGTCAACAAGGCTGAAGGGTGGAGTTCCCCGATACTGCAACTAACTAAGAAATCTCAATCACTCGGACTATGTATTGATTCCATTTGGAAGCTAAAGCCTGAAAATTGGCAAGGCGCAATTATCATCTTAGATGAAGTCGAACAATCTTTATGGCATTTGTTGAATAGTTCCACCTGTAAAGACAAGCGAGTATTAATTTTAAGAAAATTCCAGCAATTAATTTCCACTGTATTGCAAACAGGTGGATTAGTAATTGCTCAAGATGCAGATTTATCCGACCTTTCTTTAGACTATATGAAAGGGCTTGCAGAAATTCCGATTGAGCCTTGGGTTGCAGTCAATGAGTGGAAACCTCAAACGGGTTGTGATGTTACCTTCTACAATACTCCCAATCCCACAGCTTTAATTCAACAATTAGAACAAGATTTAATTGTAGGACGTAAGTGTTATGTTACTACCGATAGTCGCTCTGGACGTTATAGTTCAGAAGCAATCGAACAATATATCAAACAGCGTCTAGAACAGTTTCAAAAAGAGTATCCCAAAACCTTAGTAGTCAGTAGTCAAACAACCAGTCAACCCAACCACGAAGCACTGGATTTTATTAAAGATATCAATCAAAAAGTTAAAGAATATAGCGCGATTTTTGTTACACCTAGTTTAGGTACAGGAGTTAGCATTGATGTTGAACATTTTGATAGCGTTTATGGCATCTTTCAGGGGGTAATTCCTGATTGGGAAGCACGGCAAGCATTAGCTAGAGTACGCCCTAATATTACCCGCCATGTCTGGTGTGCCAAGCGTGGTGTGGGATTAATTGGTAGTGGCAGCAAAAATTATCGGGTATTGTCTCATTGGTATCAGGAGAATCACAAAGAAAACTTAGCTTTGATGAGTCCACTTCATAAAGTTGATGTAGATTTACCATTAGTTTATGATTTCATTCATTTACGAAATTGGGCTAAATTTGCAGCCAGAGTAAATGCCTCAATTATTTTATTCCGCCACTCAATGCAAGCAGGCTTAATTACTGAAGGGCATCAAGTTAAAGTAGTTAGTGATACTTTTGCAAAAGAGCGTTTAATAGAATTACGCAAGGCATTGATCACAGCCGCAACCCAAGATTGGGAAATGTCTAAAAAACTTTTACGAGAAATTATTAGAATCCAAAAAGAATTTATTGACAAGAGTAACAAATCTAAATCTATCAAAACTCAGATTCGGCAGATTCGCCAGGAAAAAGAATTAAAAGCAGCTTATGCTGTTGCCAATGCGTCTGACATTAGTTACAGAGAATATGAACAGTTGTTAAGTAATCATTTTATAACTGAACAAGAAAGTTGCAAGTTGCAGAAATACATTTTGCAACAACGTTATGGTGTAGCAGTCACACCTAGATTAAAACAATTAGATGATCGGGGATATTATCAACAACTTTTACTTCATTACTATTTAACCCATGACAGTGAATATTTTAAAATTAGAGATAAACAGGAATGGTATCAGCAGTTATGGATGGGCGATGGTAAGGTTTTTATCCCAGATGTGAAAACTTATACACTAAAAATTGAGGCATTGAGAGCTTTGGGAGTTACGCAATTTCTTGAACCTGAGCGTGAATTTCAAGAAAATGACTTAGATTTAATTAACTTAAAATTTAAAGCACAATTGTACAATAAGCATATTCAAAGATCACTGGGAATTAAATTGCCTATTGATGGACGCACCTGTGTTTCTTGTATCAAAATTCTGAGTATAGTTTTAAATTTATTAGGATTAAAGCTGAAGGTATCTTATATTACAGACTTAGGGCAGGGCGATCGCATTAAGATTTATTGCATTGATCCAGCAACGCTTAATGATGGTAGGCAAGAAATTTTTTCAGTTTGGAATGCTAGTGATACTTTAAGACTAAGCTGTTCTCAATCCGGATTTAATCACTCATGCTTAGAAAAAGGGATTACGCCCAATAATTCTCAAAGTACATCTACAGTTACACTGTTGTGA
- a CDS encoding NAD(P)-dependent oxidoreductase — protein sequence MKVGFIGLGNMGQPIASNLIKAGHELTVYNRTQSRAEELLSLGAQVADSPGQAAQEAEVLITMLANDAAVEQVIFGTENSTGAIEELPTGAIHISMSTISAACGQQLAKDHAQAGQGYISAPVFGRPEAAAAAKLWVIAAGDSQQIEHCRPLFDAISQGVFIVGEEASKANIVKLAGNFMIASMLEALGESFALMQKSGVEPKQFLEIINTALFKSPIYENYGNLIVQEKYEPAGFKLRLGLKDVRLVLEAAETATVPMPLASIIHDHFLSGVARGYGDIDWAGLGLINALDAGIEQKPNQ from the coding sequence ATGAAAGTAGGATTTATCGGACTCGGCAACATGGGTCAACCAATCGCGAGTAACCTCATCAAAGCGGGGCATGAGTTGACCGTATATAACCGCACCCAGAGTCGTGCAGAAGAACTACTTTCCTTGGGCGCACAAGTAGCTGATTCCCCAGGTCAAGCAGCCCAAGAAGCTGAAGTGTTAATTACCATGCTGGCTAATGATGCGGCAGTAGAACAAGTAATTTTTGGTACCGAAAATAGTACTGGTGCAATTGAGGAATTGCCCACTGGTGCGATACATATCTCCATGAGTACTATTAGCGCCGCCTGTGGACAACAACTCGCAAAAGATCACGCACAAGCAGGACAAGGTTACATCTCAGCCCCAGTATTTGGCAGACCAGAAGCAGCAGCAGCAGCGAAACTTTGGGTCATCGCAGCAGGAGATTCTCAGCAAATTGAACACTGTCGCCCCTTATTTGATGCCATTAGCCAAGGTGTATTTATCGTAGGTGAAGAAGCGTCAAAAGCCAATATTGTCAAATTGGCTGGTAACTTTATGATTGCCTCAATGCTAGAAGCTTTGGGAGAATCATTTGCACTGATGCAAAAATCCGGCGTAGAACCCAAGCAATTTTTAGAAATTATCAATACAGCCCTATTCAAATCACCCATCTACGAGAACTACGGTAATCTGATTGTGCAAGAAAAATACGAGCCTGCTGGATTCAAACTACGCTTAGGACTCAAAGATGTGCGGCTAGTTTTAGAAGCTGCGGAAACTGCCACCGTCCCTATGCCCTTAGCCAGCATAATTCACGACCATTTTCTCTCAGGAGTTGCGCGTGGATATGGTGATATTGATTGGGCGGGTTTAGGGTTAATTAATGCCCTTGATGCAGGAATTGAACAAAAGCCTAATCAATAA
- a CDS encoding UPF0175 family protein: protein MTYQLQINYPETFPDALHQTKEQFETDAKWAMAVKFFELKRLSSGMAAALIGVDRVTFLLKLKDYGIPMIDLTEAELLSDLKNASPRENNLSN from the coding sequence ATGACCTATCAACTTCAAATCAACTATCCCGAAACCTTCCCAGATGCCTTGCATCAAACTAAAGAACAATTTGAAACTGATGCTAAATGGGCAATGGCAGTCAAATTTTTTGAACTCAAGCGCCTTTCTTCTGGCATGGCAGCAGCTTTAATTGGCGTAGACAGAGTTACTTTTTTACTCAAATTAAAAGATTACGGCATTCCCATGATTGACCTCACAGAAGCAGAATTATTATCAGACTTAAAAAATGCCTCACCCAGAGAGAATAATTTATCAAACTAA